One genomic region from Molothrus aeneus isolate 106 chromosome 24, BPBGC_Maene_1.0, whole genome shotgun sequence encodes:
- the AVPR1B gene encoding vasopressin V1b receptor — translation MEPGWGWNGSQQSPPGHGQGLLSLAGHPNLTVLHTRDEELAKAEVGVLGTILAVATVGNLGVLLAMYRLRRKMSRMHLFILHLGLSDLGVALFQVLPQLLWKVTYRFLGPDPLCRAVKYLQVLSMFASTYMLMVMTLDRYLAVCHPLQSLQQPSRQAYTMIGLTWLLSCLLSLPQVFIFSLREVRPGSGVLDCWADFGYPWGARAYVTWTTLCIFVLPVGVLSVCYSLICHEICKNLKGKTQSGALGTGGAAVGAPGGASPAGKVGQPSRVSSVRTISRAKIRTVKMTFVIVAAYVTCWAPFFSVQMWSVWDQDAPDDESTNVAFSITMLLASLSSCCNPWIYLFFSGHLLQDCRGCWGRPRAGLRRPNSTGSLCSRKTTILSHSHQAGVPLHGDSARELDPPCDEAVTESGTL, via the exons atggagccgggctggggctggaacggctcccagcagagcccacctgggcacggccaggggctgctgagcctggcagggcaccCCAACCTGACGGTGCTGCACACCCGGGACGAGgagctggccaaggctgaggtGGGGGTGCTGGGCACCATCCTGGCCGTGGCCACCGTGGGCAACCTGGGCGTGCTGCTGGCCATGTACCGgctgaggaggaagatgagCCGCATGCACCTCTTCATCCTCCACCTGGGGCTGAGCGACCTGGGCGTGGCGCTGTTCCAGGTGCTGCCGCAGCTCCTCTGGAAGGTCACCTACCGCTTCCTGGGGCCCGACCCCCTCTGCAGGGCCGTCAAGTACCTGCAGGTGCTCAGCATGTTCGCCTCCACCTACATGCTGATGGTGATGACCCTGGACCGCTACCTGGCCGTGTGCCACCCCCTGCAGTcgctgcagcagcccagccgCCAGGCTTACACCATGATCGGGCTCACCTGGCTGCTCAGCTGCCTGCTCAGCCTGCCCCAGGTGTTCATCTTCTCCCTGCGGGAGGTGCGCCCCGGCTCGGGGGTGCTGGATTGCTGGGCGGATTTTGGGTACCCGTGGGGAGCGCGCGCCTACGTCACCTGGACCACGCTGTGCATCTTCGTGCTGCCCGTGGGCGTCCTCAGCGTCTGCTACAGCCTCATCTGCCACGAGATCTGCAAGAACCTCAAGGGCAAGACCCAGAGCGGGGCCCTTGGCACGGGGGGAGCTGCGGTGGGTGCCCCTggtggtgccagccctgcagggaaggtTGGGCAGCCCTCGAGG GTGAGCAGCGTGCGCACCATCTCCCGCGCCAAGATCCGCACGGTGAAGATGACCTTCGTCATCGTGGCCGCCTACGTCACCTGCTGGGCGCCCTTCTTCAGCGTGCAGATGTGGTCAGTGTGGGACCAGGATGCTCCTGATGATG AGTCCACCAACGTGGCTTTCAGCATCACCATGCTGCTGgccagcctcagcagctgctgcaacCCCTGGATCTACCTGTTCTTCAGCGGGCACCTCCTGCAGGACTGCCGGGGCTGCTGGGGCcgcccccgggccgggctgcgCAGACCCAACTCCACCGGGAgcctgtgcagcaggaaaacCACGATCCTGAGCCACAGCCACCAGGCCGGGGTCCCCCTgcacggggacagtgccagggagcTGGACCCGCCCTGCGACGAGGCCGTGACAGAGTCAGGCACGCTCTAG